The following coding sequences are from one Sphaeramia orbicularis chromosome 11, fSphaOr1.1, whole genome shotgun sequence window:
- the tshz1 gene encoding teashirt homolog 1, with amino-acid sequence MPRRKQQAPRRSAAYGPEDEFKVDKTDEEEHLQDDGLSLDGQDADYLFNDEEDGRDHYSCQNSPLSNGTNPDAGYASPLSSTSDQLVDLKTMSSSNDQEKVQEKLGENEEFMNGLSLQDSLAKMKTVYANLISDASWSSIALDVLKSKKGNNFTTSNGNGSNHKGSNGFLNSHSQGNIHVKNRCSTSNASASTNVTTSSTTTRTMSSNSNSGTNVSSSNTGGLAYDWHQAALAKTLQHTPYQLLPEPSLFSTVQLYRQNNKLYGPVFTGASKFRCKDCSAAYDTLVGLTVHMNETGHYRDDNKDSEDDRGKKWSKPRKRSLLEMEGKEDAQKVLKCMYCGHSFESLQDLSVHMIKTKHYQKVPLKEPMPALTTKLVPPTKKRAFQDLMSPSSPESVSSGILLGETPKDQKLANPYVTPNNRYGYQNGASYTWQFEARKAQILKCMECGSSHDTLQQLTAHMMVTGHFLKVTNSASKKGKQLVFDPVIEEKIQSIPLPPTTTRLPAPNGKSQPDSPLPPASPEEKKEEMNDSDVEDEKTETKEPEKKIKEEKEDSPEKTDKPEKTRSYQYLREEDLEETPKGGLDILKSLENTVSSAISKAQTGTPTWGGYPSIHAAYQLHGSLKSTLPPCAQVQPLFSNNSLKVLSSDLGTLIHSPNSPSPPPNHKSNVLAMEELVEKVTGKTSVNNEKEENLSKAVTSTAVEDHLRSKEEEQIDCKTDTQIKSDVESPKKPVCNGCNNLSIITDHSAEQPLVSPLSALQSVMNNHLGKAATVVTPFIDPFATLYKINSNSAQIKQVDPVSQYQDDDDQPIDLTKSKSTNESAAKHTSSVPNNNSVNNKPTFKNFSQSSSPPLRENALMDISDMVKNLTGRLTPKSTTPSSMSEKSDVDGCTFEEGLEELSPIQRRKGRQSNWNPQHLLILQAQFASSLRETPEGKFVISDLGPQERVHICKFTGLSMTTISHWLANVKYQLKRTGGTKFLKNIDSSQPLFLCSDCASQFRTPSSYIHHLETHLGFTLKDLSKLSIDTIEQQAVSRVEDKTFSSSGLTEEDTGSVFQCKLCNRTFVSKHAIKLHLCKTHGKSPEDHLIFVKEMEKFDKQ; translated from the coding sequence CATACGGACCTGAAGATGAATTCAAAGTGGACAAGACTGATGAAGAGGAGCATCTGCAGGACGATGGCCTTTCACTAGATGGTCAAGATGCAGACTATCTATTCAATGATGAAGAGGACGGCAGAGATCACTACAGCTGCCAGAACTCTCCACTCAGCAATGGCACCAACCCAGATGCTGGATACGCCTCTCCACTCAGCAGCACCAGTGATCAGCTGGTCGACCTCAAGACCATGTCCTCCTCCAATGATCAGGAAAAGGTACAGGAGAAGTTAGGAGAGAATGAAGAGTTTATGAACGGCCTCTCATTACAGGACAGTCTGGCAAAAATGAAAACTGTCTATGCAAACCTCATTTCAGATGCTTCCTGGTCCAGTATTGCTCTGGATGTGCTGAAAAGTAAAAAGGGGAATAATTTTACCACTAGCAATGGCAATGGGAGCAATCACAAAGGGAGTAATGGGTTCCTGAACAGTCACAGCCAGGGCAACATCCATGTGAAGAACAGATGTAGCACTAGTAATGCCTCGGCATCCACTAATGTCACCACCAGCAGTACCACTACAAGAACAATGTCAAGCAACAGCAACAGCGGCACCAATGTAAGCTCCAGCAACACTGGAGGCTTAGCCTATGATTGGCACCAGGCAGCATTAGCCAAAACGCTACAGCACACTCCATACCAACTCCTCCCTGAACCTAGCCTTTTCAGCACCGTGCAGCTCTACAGGCAGAACAATAAGCTCTATGGTCCTGTATTTACAGGTGCCAGCAAGTTCAGGTGTAAGGACTGTAGTGCAGCCTATGACACTTTGGTTGGTCTGACGGTTCATATGAATGAAACTGGCCACTATCGtgatgacaataaagattctgaGGATGATCGAGGTAAAAAGTGGTCCAAGCCACGCAAACGTTCTCTTTTGGAAATGGAAGGAAAGGAAGATGCCCAAAAAGTTCTCAAATGTATGTACTGTGGCCATTCTTTTGAATCCCTGCAAGATCTTAGTGttcacatgatcaaaacaaaacactatCAGAAAGTGCCTCTGAAAGAACCGATGCCAGCCCTCACCACGAAGCTGGTGCCTCCAACCAAAAAAAGAGCGTTTCAAGACTTGATGTCACCAAGCTCCCCAGAATCTGTGTCATCTGGCATACTTCTGGGCGAGACACCCAAAGACCAAAAACTGGCCAATCCCTATGTCACCCCGAACAATCGATATGGCTACCAAAATGGTGCCAGTTATACTTGGCAATTTGAGGCACGTAAGGCACAAATTCTCAAATGTATGGAGTGTGGGAGCTCACATGACACCTTGCAGCAACTGACAGCTCATATGATGGTCACAGGACACTTTCTGAAAGTCACCAATTCAGCCTCTAAAAAAGGCAAACAgttagtttttgatcctgtcaTTGAGGAAAAAATCCAGTCCATCCCTTTACCACCAACCACCACAAGACTCCCAGCTCCCAATGGAAAGTCGCAACCTGACTCCCCATTGCCACCTGCTAGTCCtgaggagaaaaaagaagaaatgaatgaTAGTGATGTGGAGGATGAGAAGACAGAAACAAAAGAAccggagaaaaaaataaaagaggagaaagaagattCCCCAGAAAAGACTGATAAACCTGAAAAGACAAGATCATACCAATATTTGAGAGAGGAGGACTTAGAAGAGACACCTAAAGGTGGCTTGGATATTCTTAAATCTTTGGAGAACACAGTTTCAAGTGCAATCAGCAAGGCCCAAACAGGCACACCAACCTGGGGTGGGTACCCAAGCATTCATGCTGCTTATCAACTGCATGGATCTTTGAAGTCTACCTTGCCTCCATGTGCACAGGTTCAGCCTTTATTCAGCAACAACAGTTTAAAGGTACTGTCGTCTGATTTGGGAACTCTAATCCACTCACCAAATAGCCCCTCTCCACCTCCAAATCACAAGAGTAATGTGCTGGCCATGGAGGAGCTAGTGGAAAAGGTGACAGGAAAAACTTCAGTGAACAACGAAAAAGAAGAAAACCTCTCTAAAGCAGTCACAAGCACTGCTGTGGAAGACCATTTAAGGAGCAAAGAAGAGGAGCAGATAGACTGTAAAACAGATACCCAGATAAAGAGTGATGTTGAGTCACCAAAAAAACCTGTATGCAATGGCTGCAATAACCTGAGCATCATCACTGACCACTCAGCGGAGCAGCCGCTGGTCAGCCCTCTCAGCGCTTTGCAGTCTGTCATGAATAACCACTTAGGGAAAGCTGCTACAGTTGTAACCCCATTCATAGATCCGTTTGCAACACTTTATAAGATAAACAGCAACTCTGCTCAAATTAAACAAGTAGATCCTGTTAGTCAGTATCAGGATGATGACGATCAACCCATAGATTTGACCAAATCAAAAAGCACCAATGAAAGTGCAGCAAAGCATACCTCTTCTGTTCCAAACAACAATAGTGTGAACAACAAGCCCACTTTCAAAAATTTCTCCCAGTCTTCATCTCCACCACTACGAGAGAATGCACTGATGGATATATCGGACATGGTCAAAAATCTGACTGGCCGTTTGACACCAAAGTCTACCACCCCATCTTCAATGTCTGAGAAGTCAGATGTTGACGGCTGTACTTTTGAGGAGGGCTTGGAGGAGCTGTCTCCCATCCAAAGACGCAAAGGCCGACAGTCAAACTGGAATCCCCAGCACCTCCTTATTCTCCAGGCCCAATTTGCTTCTAGTCTCAGGGAGACTCCTGAAGGAAAGTTTGTAATTAGTGACTTAGGGCCCCAGGAACGGGTCCATATCTGTAAATTCACTGGTCTCTCCATGACTACTATCTCACATTGGCTGGCCAATGTAAAATACCAATTAAAACGGACAGGGGGCACAAAGTTCCTAAAAAACATTGATTCCAGCCaacctttgtttttgtgtagtgACTGTGCTTCTCAGTTTAGGACTCCCTCTTCCTACATTCACCATCTGGAGACCCACCTTGGTTTTACTTTAAAGGACCTTTCCAAACTTTCCATAGATACAATAGAGCAGCAAGCAGTAAGCCGAGTTGAGGACAAGACTTTTAGTTCCTCTGGACTTACAGAAGAAGACACTGGCTCAGTGTTTCAGTGCAAACTGTGCAATCGGACCTTTGTGAGCAAACATGCAATCAAACTGCACCTTTGCAAAACACATGGAAAGTCACCAGAGGACCATCTTATCTTTGTAAAAGAGATGGAAAAGTTTGATAAACAGTGA